One genomic segment of Trichococcus shcherbakoviae includes these proteins:
- the purD gene encoding phosphoribosylamine--glycine ligase has translation MKLLVIGSGGREHAIAKKLTQSPLVETVYCAKGNPGMAQDGITLVDIAENDHQGLVQFVKDNNIAWTFVGPEIPLFEGVTDVFEAAGLKVFGPSKKAADLECSKQFAKDLMKKYGIPTAAYETFEDYEAAVAYVEANGVPIVIKADGLAAGKGVVVAMTMTEALDALNDMLLQGKYAAGKPKVVIEEYLEGEEFSLFALANGAKYYYSGVAQDHKRAYDGDKGPNTGGMGAYSPVPQVSEAMIQEVLDTVVKPTVEAMVAEGIPFKGVVYAGLMITAKGLRVIEFNARFGDPETQVIMNQMASDLAQVIDDILNGKDPVIEMYTDRYTLGVVVAAEGYPEAPMKDIPLPDLDTENADCIVYAAGVKAGEQGLLSNGGRILLVAGQGETLQAAQDKAYRYLSANPIAHTFYRSDIGAKAIRFTEK, from the coding sequence ATGAAACTTCTTGTAATCGGCAGTGGCGGACGCGAGCATGCCATCGCTAAAAAATTAACTCAAAGCCCGTTGGTGGAGACTGTTTACTGCGCCAAAGGCAACCCAGGGATGGCCCAGGACGGCATCACGTTAGTCGACATTGCGGAAAACGACCATCAAGGATTGGTTCAATTCGTCAAAGACAACAACATCGCTTGGACTTTCGTCGGACCGGAAATACCTTTATTTGAAGGGGTAACTGATGTATTTGAAGCGGCTGGCCTGAAAGTCTTCGGACCTAGCAAAAAAGCGGCCGACCTGGAATGTTCGAAACAATTCGCAAAAGATCTGATGAAAAAATACGGCATCCCAACTGCAGCCTATGAGACATTCGAAGACTATGAAGCAGCTGTTGCTTACGTGGAAGCCAATGGTGTTCCGATCGTCATCAAGGCGGACGGTCTGGCAGCCGGAAAAGGCGTCGTTGTCGCGATGACGATGACGGAAGCTCTGGATGCGCTGAACGACATGCTCCTGCAAGGCAAATATGCAGCCGGCAAACCGAAAGTCGTCATCGAAGAGTACCTTGAAGGGGAAGAATTCTCGTTGTTCGCGCTGGCGAATGGTGCGAAGTATTACTATTCAGGCGTCGCACAAGACCACAAACGCGCCTATGATGGCGACAAAGGCCCTAATACGGGCGGCATGGGCGCTTACTCGCCAGTACCGCAAGTATCCGAAGCTATGATTCAAGAAGTGCTGGATACGGTCGTAAAACCGACTGTAGAGGCGATGGTTGCTGAAGGCATCCCGTTCAAGGGAGTTGTCTATGCCGGCTTGATGATCACCGCCAAAGGGTTGCGCGTCATCGAATTCAATGCCCGTTTCGGCGATCCAGAAACGCAGGTCATCATGAACCAGATGGCATCCGATTTGGCGCAAGTCATCGATGACATCCTGAACGGAAAAGATCCGGTCATCGAAATGTATACCGATCGTTACACTTTGGGTGTTGTTGTTGCCGCTGAGGGCTATCCGGAAGCGCCTATGAAAGACATCCCGTTGCCTGATCTGGATACGGAAAATGCGGACTGCATCGTCTATGCAGCAGGCGTGAAGGCTGGCGAACAAGGGCTATTGTCAAACGGCGGTCGCATCCTGTTGGTTGCTGGCCAAGGCGAAACGCTCCAAGCTGCGCAAGACAAAGCTTACCGTTACCTGAGTGCAAATCCGATCGCGCATACGTTCTATCGTTCCGATATCGGAGCAAAAGCGATCCGTTTTACCGAAAAATAG
- a CDS encoding zinc-binding dehydrogenase, with protein MVKTLIHSGKVGLEGLKWEDRAEQPAGPFEIKIKVKAAGLNHRDLFALSQVHEKHPVVIGSDAAGIVVAVGAEVTRFKIGDEVMLYPGSGWRKNSDTAPETFTILGSSEQGAMAEEIVVSEENAVHKPANLSWEEAGVLSLSALTAYRALFTKGGVSEGMKVLIPGIGGGVANYLLQFAKAAGAIVYVTSRSQEKLGMALQHGAEKGLLHDEDWVEAMGGGKVDVVIESVGAATFDKSLDAVRRGGTIVTFGSSTGDLVTFDLRKFFYGQYTLKGSTMGSFEEYEAMIRFVEDHDLHPVVDAVYPAEEFMEAFQRLENAEQTGKIALQIG; from the coding sequence ATGGTGAAAACATTGATTCACAGCGGAAAAGTTGGTTTGGAAGGTTTGAAATGGGAAGACCGTGCGGAACAGCCGGCTGGACCTTTCGAGATCAAAATAAAGGTCAAAGCGGCGGGACTGAACCATCGCGATCTTTTTGCCTTGAGCCAAGTCCATGAGAAGCATCCGGTTGTCATCGGATCGGATGCTGCCGGTATCGTTGTGGCTGTCGGAGCAGAGGTGACGCGTTTCAAAATCGGTGATGAAGTGATGCTTTATCCCGGCAGTGGTTGGCGCAAGAACAGCGATACGGCTCCTGAAACCTTCACGATCCTCGGGAGTTCGGAGCAGGGGGCGATGGCGGAGGAAATCGTTGTTTCCGAAGAGAATGCTGTCCATAAACCGGCCAATCTGTCTTGGGAAGAAGCAGGCGTTTTGTCCCTGTCCGCTTTGACAGCTTACCGCGCCCTATTCACAAAAGGCGGAGTATCGGAAGGCATGAAAGTCCTGATCCCAGGCATCGGCGGCGGAGTAGCCAACTATCTGCTGCAATTCGCCAAGGCAGCTGGAGCGATAGTGTACGTCACTTCCCGTTCCCAAGAAAAATTGGGAATGGCGCTGCAGCACGGAGCCGAAAAAGGCTTGCTGCATGATGAGGATTGGGTGGAAGCGATGGGCGGCGGAAAAGTGGACGTCGTGATCGAGTCAGTCGGAGCAGCCACTTTCGATAAGTCGCTGGATGCGGTCCGCAGAGGAGGCACAATCGTGACTTTCGGCTCATCGACTGGCGATCTGGTCACCTTCGATCTGCGGAAATTCTTTTACGGACAGTACACGCTTAAAGGTTCGACGATGGGCAGCTTCGAAGAGTATGAAGCGATGATCCGTTTTGTCGAGGACCATGATCTCCATCCGGTAGTGGATGCCGTTTATCCGGCAGAGGAGTTCATGGAGGCATTCCAACGGCTGGAAAATGCCGAACAGACGGGGAAAATCGCCTTGCAGATCGGCTGA
- the mnmE gene encoding tRNA uridine-5-carboxymethylaminomethyl(34) synthesis GTPase MnmE, which yields MITNEFDTIAAISTPPGEGAIGIVRLSGDQAIQIADALYRFGTKHLADVATHTINYGHLYDPRTGDMIDEVMVSVMHGPKTFTREDVVEINCHGGVVSVNRILQTILQNGARMAEPGEFTKRAFLNGRIDLSQAEAVMDLIRAKTDRAMNVALHQLDGKLSGMIRDIRQIILNTLAEVEVNIDYPEYDDVEEVTTKLLKERTIEVRGHIQHLLDTAKQGKILREGLQTAIIGRPNVGKSSLLNRLLREEKAIVTDIAGTTRDTIEEYVNVRGVPLKLIDTAGIRETDDVVEKIGVERSRKALAEADLILLLINQNEGLTEEDKQLLEDTKDMNRIILMNKMDLEANMTTADLEPWSDPERVIETSMLSESGLDQLEKQITKMFFSGETGEKDATYVSNVRHIALLNDAMDSLDEVLSGIESGMPIDLVQIDFTRCWDLLGEITGDSVQDELLTQLFTQFCLGK from the coding sequence ATGATTACAAATGAATTTGATACCATCGCCGCCATTTCGACGCCGCCTGGAGAAGGGGCCATCGGAATCGTACGTTTGAGCGGAGATCAAGCAATCCAGATAGCCGATGCCTTATACCGATTCGGTACGAAGCACTTGGCCGATGTCGCCACACACACCATCAATTACGGTCACCTTTATGATCCGCGCACAGGCGACATGATCGACGAGGTCATGGTGTCCGTCATGCATGGACCGAAGACGTTCACCCGCGAAGATGTAGTGGAAATCAACTGCCACGGTGGTGTCGTGAGCGTCAACCGGATTCTGCAGACAATTCTCCAGAACGGCGCCCGCATGGCGGAGCCCGGGGAATTTACGAAGCGCGCCTTCCTGAACGGCCGGATCGATTTGTCTCAGGCCGAAGCGGTTATGGACTTGATCCGTGCCAAAACCGATCGTGCCATGAATGTGGCCCTGCATCAGTTGGACGGCAAATTGTCCGGTATGATCCGCGATATCCGTCAGATCATCCTGAACACATTGGCTGAGGTAGAAGTGAACATCGACTACCCGGAATACGATGACGTCGAGGAAGTGACGACGAAGCTGTTGAAGGAACGTACCATTGAAGTGCGCGGACACATCCAGCACTTGTTGGATACCGCCAAGCAAGGAAAGATCCTGCGCGAAGGGTTACAGACAGCCATCATCGGACGCCCGAACGTAGGGAAATCCAGTTTGCTGAACCGCCTGCTGCGCGAAGAGAAAGCCATCGTGACCGACATCGCCGGCACAACCCGCGATACGATCGAGGAATACGTAAACGTCAGAGGCGTTCCCTTGAAGCTGATCGATACAGCTGGCATCCGTGAAACGGATGACGTCGTGGAAAAAATCGGCGTCGAACGCAGCCGGAAAGCTTTGGCTGAAGCCGATCTGATTCTGTTGCTGATCAACCAGAACGAAGGGCTCACGGAAGAGGACAAGCAGCTTCTGGAAGATACGAAGGACATGAACCGCATTATCCTGATGAACAAAATGGATCTGGAAGCGAACATGACGACAGCTGATCTGGAGCCTTGGAGCGATCCTGAAAGAGTCATCGAAACATCGATGCTGAGTGAAAGTGGATTGGATCAACTGGAAAAACAGATCACGAAGATGTTCTTCTCAGGGGAAACCGGCGAGAAGGATGCGACCTATGTATCCAATGTCCGCCACATCGCGCTCTTGAACGATGCGATGGATTCGCTGGATGAAGTGCTGAGCGGCATCGAATCGGGCATGCCGATCGACCTCGTCCAGATCGACTTTACTCGTTGCTGGGACCTGCTCGGAGAAATCACCGGTGACAGCGTCCAAGACGAACTCCTCACCCAACTCTTCACACAGTTCTGCTTAGGAAAATAA
- the mnmG gene encoding tRNA uridine-5-carboxymethylaminomethyl(34) synthesis enzyme MnmG → MNRFEAGSFDVIVVGAGHAGSEAALAAARMGCSTMLVTIDLNMVAFMPCNPSIGGPAKGVVVREIDALGGEMGRNIDKTYIQMRMLNTGKGPAVQALRAQADKDDYAHHMKHTIEKQENLLLKQAIVEELIVEDGEVKGVVTHTGAVYRAGAVVITAGTSSRGKIIIGDLVYSSGPNNSQPSIKLSENLLDLGFELARFKTGTPPRVMASTIDYSKTEEQPGDVEPNHFSFLSKDEDYLKDQLSCWLTYTSPESHEIIRDNLHRAPMFTGIVEGVGARYCPSIEDKIVRFSDKPRHQLFLEPEGRENEEVYVQGLSTSLPEDVQLDLIRSVPGMENAQMMRTGYAIEYDVVKPHQLRLSLETKLVKNLFTAGQTNGTSGYEEAAGQGIVAGINAALAVQGKEPMILKRSDGYIGVMIDDLVTKGTMEPYRLLTSRAEYRLLLRHDNADFRLTEMSREIGLVTEERYASFLEKKQAVEKEIARLESTRLKPTEELQAFLAEQNSAPLKDGILFADILKRPELKYEGLIAFAPLEEALPKEVIKQVEVQIKYAGYIKKAVEKVDKLKKMEEKRIPANIDYDAINGIANEAKQNLKKIQPETIAQASRISGVNPADISVLMVYVTQGKIAKIAE, encoded by the coding sequence ATGAACAGATTTGAAGCTGGAAGTTTTGATGTGATTGTTGTAGGAGCCGGACATGCCGGATCCGAAGCGGCGCTTGCTGCCGCGCGTATGGGATGCAGCACGATGCTGGTTACCATCGATTTGAACATGGTTGCCTTTATGCCCTGCAATCCATCCATCGGCGGACCTGCGAAAGGTGTCGTCGTGAGAGAAATCGATGCATTGGGCGGCGAGATGGGACGCAACATCGACAAAACGTATATCCAAATGCGCATGCTGAACACAGGGAAAGGACCTGCCGTTCAAGCTTTGCGCGCACAAGCGGATAAGGATGACTATGCCCATCATATGAAGCACACCATCGAAAAACAAGAGAACTTGCTGCTGAAGCAAGCCATCGTTGAAGAATTGATCGTAGAAGACGGTGAAGTCAAGGGCGTAGTGACGCATACAGGCGCTGTTTACCGCGCTGGGGCCGTCGTCATCACAGCCGGAACTTCTTCCCGAGGAAAAATCATCATCGGGGACTTGGTTTACTCTTCCGGACCGAACAACTCGCAGCCGTCCATCAAATTATCCGAAAATCTGCTTGATCTGGGATTTGAATTGGCGCGCTTCAAGACCGGAACGCCGCCGCGGGTGATGGCTTCGACCATCGATTATTCCAAAACTGAGGAACAGCCCGGTGACGTCGAGCCGAATCATTTCAGCTTCCTTTCCAAAGATGAAGACTATCTGAAAGATCAATTATCCTGCTGGCTGACTTATACGAGTCCGGAAAGCCACGAGATAATCCGCGACAATCTCCACCGCGCGCCTATGTTCACGGGTATCGTGGAAGGCGTAGGGGCACGTTATTGCCCATCAATCGAAGATAAAATCGTCCGTTTCAGCGACAAACCGCGCCATCAGCTCTTCCTTGAGCCTGAAGGCCGCGAAAACGAAGAAGTCTATGTGCAGGGCTTGTCCACTTCATTGCCGGAAGATGTTCAGCTTGATCTGATCCGTTCCGTACCTGGGATGGAAAATGCCCAAATGATGCGGACAGGCTATGCCATCGAATACGATGTCGTAAAACCGCATCAGTTGCGTCTTTCCTTGGAGACAAAACTGGTGAAGAATCTGTTTACTGCCGGCCAAACGAACGGCACATCCGGTTATGAAGAAGCTGCCGGACAAGGCATCGTTGCCGGCATCAATGCCGCTTTGGCTGTACAAGGGAAAGAACCAATGATCCTGAAACGCAGCGATGGCTACATCGGCGTCATGATCGATGATCTGGTCACAAAAGGAACAATGGAGCCTTATCGCTTGCTGACTTCGCGCGCTGAGTACCGTCTGTTGCTTCGCCATGATAACGCCGACTTCCGCTTGACCGAAATGAGCCGTGAAATCGGTTTGGTGACGGAAGAACGCTATGCCTCATTCCTTGAGAAAAAACAGGCTGTCGAAAAGGAAATCGCCCGCCTCGAAAGTACGCGCCTGAAACCGACTGAAGAGCTGCAGGCTTTCCTTGCGGAACAAAATTCCGCTCCGCTGAAGGACGGCATTCTGTTTGCCGATATTTTGAAGCGTCCGGAACTGAAATATGAAGGTCTGATCGCTTTTGCGCCGCTTGAAGAAGCTTTGCCGAAAGAGGTCATCAAGCAAGTAGAAGTGCAGATCAAATATGCCGGCTACATCAAGAAAGCAGTCGAAAAAGTGGACAAGCTGAAGAAGATGGAAGAAAAACGCATCCCTGCGAACATCGATTACGATGCAATCAACGGAATCGCCAATGAAGCCAAACAGAACCTGAAGAAGATTCAACCGGAAACGATTGCCCAAGCAAGCCGGATCAGCGGCGTCAACCCAGCCGACATCTCCGTATTGATGGTCTACGTGACCCAAGGGAAGATTGCAAAAATAGCAGAATAG
- a CDS encoding AraC family transcriptional regulator: protein MRYHHEIIESDPELPVFYIFHNERTDSGVLAHWHKSLEISYTMSGKISEFTIDGTVHETNAGDILVINSNEVHSIWDDHNKTKALSLIFPYAFIKSEIPNYDNKSFRLTNRTGYTELQREKLAELRSLLDRYFVVMESAGAVKARLLLKGMLYQILFLLDAYFSVPKTDKNRGISSLPLISAITEHIDENLDKNLAVDKLAAAFHLSYTHLCRLFKKETGSTIHSYIVEQRLNKAVKLLMFTDKNIRYIVDACGFPNQKSFSSAFKNKHGMTPKRYREEKKV from the coding sequence ATGCGTTACCATCATGAAATCATCGAATCTGATCCGGAACTCCCCGTGTTCTATATTTTTCACAACGAAAGAACGGATTCCGGCGTACTTGCCCATTGGCACAAATCATTGGAAATCAGCTATACGATGTCGGGAAAGATCAGCGAATTCACGATCGATGGGACCGTCCACGAAACGAATGCCGGCGACATCCTTGTCATCAATTCGAATGAAGTCCATTCCATCTGGGACGATCACAACAAGACGAAGGCTTTGTCGCTCATTTTCCCGTATGCCTTCATCAAATCCGAGATACCGAATTACGACAACAAAAGCTTCCGTTTGACGAATCGGACTGGCTATACGGAGCTGCAAAGAGAGAAGCTAGCTGAGTTGCGCAGCTTGCTGGACCGGTACTTTGTCGTTATGGAAAGCGCCGGCGCCGTCAAAGCCAGACTTTTGCTGAAAGGGATGCTGTACCAGATCCTTTTCCTTCTGGATGCGTACTTTTCTGTCCCAAAAACGGATAAGAACAGAGGCATCTCCTCGTTGCCGCTGATTTCCGCCATAACGGAACACATCGACGAGAATCTGGACAAAAATCTGGCGGTCGATAAACTGGCAGCGGCTTTCCATCTCTCCTATACGCATCTGTGCAGATTGTTCAAAAAGGAAACCGGCAGCACAATCCACAGCTATATTGTCGAACAACGCCTTAACAAAGCTGTGAAACTGCTGATGTTCACCGACAAAAATATCCGCTATATCGTGGACGCCTGCGGATTTCCCAATCAAAAATCCTTTTCGTCGGCCTTCAAAAATAAACATGGCATGACGCCGAAACGTTACCGGGAGGAGAAAAAGGTATGA
- a CDS encoding prolyl oligopeptidase family serine peptidase, with product MRRKTFSTIFTLGITAGLLASCGSGESADQQDSAQQESVQSAAAYDGVVKTSIYVKGYEGGPGVPKLIIELEDAVDSVDPSGWQVMTAGAKRTVTDVYTSDENGNPQENSNFIAIDMETGFNDATFSVIGSPFTYNTTTSMNEWSPAYEVAIAAPSITIEDEDYSLSITEDAANNRISPDTDLFTARGTFSGTYVNPMTDQEEELTLSTAAYEPEGLAEGEANPLVIWLHGQGEGGTDPDIAILGNEVSALAKEEIQSYFQTDDVAGAYVLAVQAPTYWMDEGDGTNGNGSGISRYTEILMDTINDYVAAHPDVDTDRIYLGGCSNGGYMTMNMVIQYPAYFAAAYPVCEAYAYYEYERNSDGTYVKTNDEATGTSSFVKTDQVWFTEEKIQAIKDLPIWLVQSADDPVVVPMNYLLPTYQALIQAGAENTWVSYFETVEGTDSLGTTYLGHFSWIYLFNNQVTGVQDKAAIIASTDAETFGFEASNATGGGAAAATVGETTYTNIFEWLNDQSK from the coding sequence ATGAGACGTAAGACATTCAGCACTATTTTTACATTAGGGATAACGGCAGGCTTGCTTGCCAGTTGCGGTTCCGGAGAATCGGCGGATCAACAGGATTCAGCCCAACAAGAAAGTGTGCAATCGGCCGCTGCTTACGATGGCGTCGTGAAGACCAGCATCTATGTAAAAGGCTATGAAGGAGGACCGGGTGTACCGAAACTCATCATCGAGTTGGAGGATGCGGTCGACAGTGTCGATCCTAGTGGCTGGCAGGTCATGACAGCCGGGGCGAAACGCACGGTTACGGACGTCTACACATCCGATGAGAACGGGAATCCGCAGGAAAATTCAAACTTCATCGCGATCGATATGGAGACCGGCTTCAATGATGCGACGTTCAGCGTGATCGGATCTCCGTTCACCTACAATACGACGACATCGATGAATGAATGGTCCCCAGCTTATGAGGTCGCAATCGCTGCGCCTTCGATCACGATCGAGGATGAGGACTACTCTTTGAGCATCACGGAGGATGCCGCAAACAACCGCATCTCCCCGGATACCGATTTGTTCACGGCGAGAGGGACTTTCAGTGGCACCTACGTGAATCCGATGACGGATCAAGAAGAGGAATTGACGCTTTCGACAGCTGCCTATGAACCGGAAGGACTTGCCGAAGGGGAAGCGAATCCGTTGGTCATCTGGCTGCACGGCCAAGGGGAAGGCGGAACAGATCCCGACATCGCCATCCTTGGAAATGAAGTGTCCGCATTGGCAAAAGAGGAGATCCAGTCCTATTTCCAAACCGATGACGTGGCCGGTGCGTATGTTCTGGCTGTCCAAGCGCCTACCTATTGGATGGATGAAGGGGATGGAACGAACGGGAACGGCAGCGGCATCTCCCGATACACGGAAATCTTGATGGATACGATCAATGATTATGTCGCTGCGCATCCGGATGTCGATACCGACCGCATCTATCTGGGAGGTTGCTCGAACGGCGGCTACATGACCATGAACATGGTCATCCAATACCCTGCCTATTTTGCAGCGGCTTATCCCGTCTGCGAGGCGTATGCTTATTATGAATATGAGCGGAACAGCGACGGCACCTACGTGAAAACGAATGATGAAGCTACCGGAACATCGAGTTTTGTGAAGACAGATCAAGTTTGGTTTACAGAAGAAAAAATCCAGGCGATCAAAGACTTGCCGATTTGGTTGGTCCAATCTGCGGATGATCCGGTTGTCGTGCCTATGAACTATCTGTTGCCGACTTACCAGGCACTTATCCAGGCGGGAGCGGAAAACACTTGGGTTTCCTACTTTGAAACGGTTGAAGGAACGGACAGCCTAGGCACTACTTACCTAGGTCATTTCTCCTGGATCTACTTGTTCAATAACCAGGTAACTGGTGTCCAGGATAAAGCTGCTATCATTGCTTCGACTGACGCTGAAACGTTCGGCTTCGAAGCAAGCAACGCTACCGGAGGCGGCGCGGCGGCAGCGACAGTCGGCGAAACTACTTATACAAATATTTTTGAGTGGTTGAACGATCAATCGAAATAA
- the thiM gene encoding hydroxyethylthiazole kinase: MFKTLFENVQRQTPLVHCITNYVTVNDVANVLLAAGGSPIMADAPEEVADITSICTALNLNIGTLNSRAVESMLLAGRQANALSHPVVLDPVGAGASSFRTETTLRLLEDIAFTVIKGNISEMKTIHAGSGTTKGVDADISDAVTEETLEATVAFAKRLADRNDAVVAITGAIDIVADRDKAYIIRNGHPQMAKVSGTGCMLSAVIAAYCGANPEQLLYATAAAVCLMGVSGELAYERMIRNAAGTSSYRSYIIDEISKMSAEKLEGGAKIETR, from the coding sequence ATGTTCAAAACGCTATTCGAAAATGTACAGCGACAGACGCCGCTGGTCCATTGCATCACCAATTATGTCACCGTCAATGATGTCGCGAATGTCCTCTTGGCTGCCGGAGGGTCCCCGATCATGGCGGATGCCCCCGAGGAAGTCGCGGACATCACAAGCATTTGCACCGCCCTGAATCTGAACATCGGAACACTGAACAGCAGAGCCGTGGAGTCCATGCTGCTGGCAGGGCGCCAAGCTAACGCGCTCTCCCATCCTGTCGTTTTGGATCCGGTCGGCGCGGGGGCATCCTCTTTCAGGACCGAAACGACACTCAGACTGCTGGAGGACATTGCCTTCACCGTGATCAAAGGGAACATTTCGGAAATGAAGACGATCCATGCCGGCAGCGGCACAACGAAAGGCGTCGATGCCGACATCAGCGATGCCGTGACCGAGGAGACGCTCGAGGCAACGGTCGCGTTCGCCAAACGATTGGCCGACCGGAATGATGCGGTCGTCGCGATCACCGGAGCGATCGACATCGTTGCGGACCGGGACAAAGCCTACATCATCCGCAACGGGCATCCGCAGATGGCGAAGGTGTCCGGAACCGGCTGCATGCTGTCGGCAGTGATTGCTGCCTATTGCGGAGCCAACCCGGAGCAGTTGCTGTATGCCACGGCGGCAGCGGTATGCCTGATGGGAGTCAGCGGCGAGCTGGCTTACGAAAGGATGATCCGCAATGCTGCAGGGACGTCATCCTACCGCAGCTACATCATCGATGAAATCAGCAAGATGTCGGCAGAAAAACTGGAAGGGGGCGCTAAAATTGAGACTAGATAA
- the thiE gene encoding thiamine phosphate synthase translates to MRLDKNDLLLYAVTDRQWLGNASLAEQLEEAIQAGVTVVQLREKELDFDAFVSLGKELQAVAKRHRVPFIINDAVDVALTLDADGVHVGQSDMQAGDVRSRIGEGKILGVSAHSVEEALTAERNGADYLGVGAIYGTATKLDVDTLSIETLQQICQAVSIPVVGIGGIAEGNILKLKGSGIDGVAVVSAIFAQPDITAAVKRLRPLAEAMVQP, encoded by the coding sequence TTGAGACTAGATAAGAACGATTTGCTGCTTTATGCGGTGACCGATCGCCAATGGCTGGGGAACGCGTCCTTGGCGGAACAACTTGAAGAAGCCATCCAGGCGGGCGTTACCGTCGTGCAATTACGCGAGAAGGAATTGGATTTCGATGCCTTTGTATCCCTTGGCAAGGAACTGCAGGCCGTGGCCAAACGCCACCGCGTTCCTTTCATCATCAATGATGCGGTCGATGTAGCCTTGACGCTGGATGCGGACGGCGTTCATGTGGGGCAGAGCGATATGCAGGCGGGAGACGTCCGCAGCCGGATCGGCGAGGGGAAAATACTGGGCGTTTCTGCCCATTCCGTCGAAGAGGCGCTGACGGCGGAACGGAACGGGGCCGATTATCTGGGTGTCGGTGCCATCTACGGGACAGCGACGAAGCTGGATGTCGACACGCTGTCGATCGAAACGCTGCAGCAGATCTGCCAGGCGGTGAGCATACCCGTTGTGGGGATCGGAGGCATTGCTGAAGGGAACATCCTCAAGCTGAAGGGCAGCGGCATCGACGGGGTTGCCGTCGTATCCGCCATCTTTGCGCAGCCTGACATTACCGCGGCAGTGAAGAGGCTTCGCCCGTTAGCCGAAGCGATGGTGCAACCATGA
- a CDS encoding HAD family phosphatase, translating into MKLEAAIFDLDGTLLDSMPIWQGLGENYLLQKKVQPASGLQDALKTMSLQQTAQHFRAAYGLHEDEETIIGEIETLIADLYRYEVPLKAGVAEYLQTLQDKNVKMCIATATERNLAESALERLGIREYFSTILTSSEVKTGKDNPLIFQRAFEQLGAPLTKTVIFEDALHAIETATAAGFRVVGVYDESAAQYRERIEALTEQYIYSFSDWKG; encoded by the coding sequence ATGAAACTGGAAGCAGCCATCTTCGATCTGGACGGGACGTTGCTGGATTCCATGCCGATTTGGCAAGGATTGGGAGAAAATTATTTGCTTCAGAAAAAGGTGCAGCCGGCTTCGGGTCTGCAGGATGCGTTGAAGACGATGAGCCTGCAGCAAACCGCACAACATTTTCGAGCGGCCTACGGATTGCACGAAGATGAAGAGACAATCATTGGGGAAATTGAAACGCTGATTGCCGATCTTTACCGTTATGAAGTCCCGCTTAAAGCCGGCGTAGCGGAATATCTGCAGACGTTGCAGGATAAGAATGTGAAAATGTGCATCGCCACCGCGACCGAAAGAAATTTGGCCGAGAGCGCCTTGGAACGTTTGGGCATCAGGGAATACTTCAGTACCATTCTGACCAGCAGTGAAGTAAAGACGGGCAAAGACAATCCGCTCATTTTTCAGCGGGCGTTCGAACAGCTTGGGGCTCCCCTCACGAAGACCGTCATCTTTGAGGACGCCCTGCATGCCATCGAAACGGCAACAGCAGCCGGATTCCGGGTGGTCGGCGTCTATGATGAGAGTGCCGCACAATATAGGGAGCGCATCGAAGCATTGACGGAGCAGTACATCTATTCATTTTCGGATTGGAAAGGATGA